The sequence GCATGCACTTCGAGCTGGCCTCCATGTTCGTAACAGATGAGTCCAAAAGGTAAACCATAAAGACAACAAAGTCAGGACAGCGAAAGAAAGTGCAAGTTGATACATATAGGCTGCAAAATACAGCAATATTGCAGCTTCTTTGTAAAGCTTAATTTGAAAATGGAGCCAATGGAGTCGATCCTAGCTTTGTCGTACACTGGTATGAAAATACTCACTCTctcttccaaaatataataatataatatcacATGAGACATCTTAGCATAAATAGAAAGCTTGTTCATGTTCGTAATATTATGATATGTCTTATCCGATcataggttcttatatttttggattgAGATAGTATGGGCTGTTTGGTTCAATGCTTCAACTTGCCACATCACACTTTAGGATGCCACACCTCCTTAGCCTTGTGTTTGATTCATTGCCATAGTTATGGCAAGCCACACTTTCTTATCATCTTACCCCACATTTCATAGACTCAATCATTTGTCTAACTTTACCACAAGTGTGGCTTATAATTTGTAGGTCACAAAAAAATGTGGCAAAGCTACACTTGTCTAACATTGCCTAAAGTGAGTTATGGCAATGTTAGTTAAGAACCAAATGACCCAAATATTTTGCATGTGGTCCGTAATTCATTACATGGGTGTTTTTCAATCGGCCTATAACTAATGGCATGTAAAAATCACATGATTTTTATGGACGCATTCCACAACCAcccatgaaaattgattttcactggCAACTCTCTTAAGGAATCACATGTAAAAATGAATATCatgcttttgattttttttaactgtaaAAAagaaccccccaaaaaaaatattttagatttttGTAGGCATCTATAGAAGCAAAATTTTACTGGCTTTCCCTTATGTGAACCgaccataaaaaatattttaagggCGACTCTTTAAAATGTCTGCTTGTAAAAATCATTTTAGGGTGTTTCGTTAAGAAGTCTGCTGACAAAACccttttttctttattctttgatATGACTAAACtttactttttttagaaaattcattttatgTCCGATTAAGGTGAACAGAAGTTCTCAACCTTACAACATTCTGGGTCGATGTTTCCTTAAAATACTTCTTTTGATATGATTGTTCACTTATGTCCTGTAGTCTCTATATGTTGATATATTGCATAATGAATGGGcataataaaagaaatattaagTAGCTCAtatcaaagaaaataataaataaatataacaaTCTATAAAACTTTTGGTTTACCTCGATTGGGCCAAATATGAATTTTCTAGaaaatttcaaactttgaaCTTTCTGAACAATTCCCCGTAATAATAGATATATCAAAGCCTGTAATGAATATTAGCCACCTGAACGATCTCATTTATAATAGCTTTCAATAACAAAGATATAGATCTGGCCGAGCTCAATAATTTCAATATAGAACATTTCTCCATCCAGCGTTGTttggaaaactaaaaagtagTTACGAGAATAGTAACAAAAAATTTGCCACACTAAACAACCTAAAATGAAACAACTTTAAACTGCAAAGTTATAGGTTTCATCAAGACCTACAATTTTCATATTAAGTTTGTCATCATCCGacttcacatgaaaaagttataatttttttcgtaTTTTAGTGGGGCTTCTAGTTTTAACGTCTTGTACAGAATGCATGGTCCACGAAAATAGATTTTATAGGTGGATTTCTTTGGGATCCGCCTAAAAagtatacatatttttaaagGGGAATTTCAGACCAACccgtaaaaatagttttttttacagGCGGTTATGACCCTAAGACGACCTCAACCATTTCCACAagtattttttcttttggatcGTCTATGTGAAGATAAAAGCCTAATGTCCGAAAAAAAGACTTTTAAGTAGCATCACTAATTAAGGTGTAGGGTTAATTCTTAAAATTATTTGATTTTGTCTTCATGATCGACTAATAATTCTATTTTGCATATAAAAGTCTAACTAATTGATATAATGCGGTATTTGGTTGTTTGTTCACAGCTAGAAATCCCCGGATATATGGACCGAATCCCGTACAGGGATCAGAGAAGATAACCATCAAATGCTATGAAGCCAAATTGCtttgaaatgtttttgttgGCTGCTTGCTAAAGAAGGTCCAACACTGTATAGTTTTTGCATTGTTATTATGCATGTGCATGTTACTATTTCTGTTATAGGGTGTAAACTACATCTTTGTAAAGCTTTGAAAATGGAGCCAATGGTGCACTACTTCCATCAGACTAGGGTTTCATGTGGCCATAGGATGTGTTGgtaaattttgaaagtttgattgtCACTGAATGTGACAACAAGGAATAAATATATTTCacatctaaaaataataataggcACTTGAGTTATAGAATAGAATCAGTTGTTAACCATCACATACTTACAGCACCAGATCACGCTACCTATAACGTGGTTTTTGATGCATATGGCTTGCTAAAGCATGTCCAACAATTtgaggattatttttttttattattaggcATATGCACATGCATGTCATTGATTTTTCCTGTGCTATCTGCATAAGACATGGTGgatgaagaaaagaagagagagaatgtATAGACATGATAATAATTTTGATTCAGCTGGCATCTTTGAGTTAAAGTAGGTAGATTTAGGAAGGGTAAATTCTATTTTTGCCCTGAACTTTGTTCGATCTAAAAAGTCTATCATTTACTTTTAAGTACAAACTAGTTATTTTTTCACTCTCAATTTTCAAAACAGGACAAAAATAACACCATAAACCATATTTCAAGGTGGCTTTGATAAGAAATATTGGTGTGTgtacatgtgtttttttttttttgcaaacatgAAATTCAAATAGGTAAATTTTATGGTTGTCGACCTAATTGATATCTACACGGGTAAAATATGTATAATAAGAATATAAACTAAGAAATCCACCTTCATTTCATCCAAAGCAACAAAAAATGATATAAGGTGTTACAAACGGTTCCATTGTTTAGGGTAAAAATTAAACCTCGAGGAGTTCAGGAACAAAAAATGGACTTTACCCATTTAGCAAAAATCTGATATACAAGATATTTATATAGTCAGACAGTCAGCCTCCGTTCATCCTTTATCCTTGTGATCTAAGACGACTATTTAGACGATATGCAATAACAAGGAAGCATTCTctcgagagattagaatccatttCCCGGTCGATCGAAGTGCTTGCACTATGGGATATATAATAATTCAGTAGGTTTTGGAACGGGGCGCTGTCAAATGTGATTCTCAATTTGCCAATTTGCTTAAGCTGTTTGGTGAAATTTCCGAACAATGGAAACAAGAACAATTAAGGATTACTGATGGGACTGCTCATTtataccatatttttctccttaATTGCATGAATCGTACATGATTGTAATACACGACCCTATCCATGACTCCATGTGCCTGTGGTTGCCTTACTGGAATCAGGTAGCTAAAAACTTGGTGaaggaggcaaaaaaaaaaaaaaagaaactctaCAGTGAAAGTCAAAGCCTCGTCCAATTGCATCCAGCTTCGAGCAGGCACTTGGACAAAACTTATAAATAGCTCTGCCAAGCATGACAGAGCATATTCATCGAGAGATCGAATTCGGTTCTCGTCTCGATCATCAGTTTGGCCTGTCGATCTCTGTCCATCTCTGACGACGCCGACGGCCATGCAGCAGCTGCTCGCGATGAAGCTGATCCTGACgacgctcgtcgtcgccgtgctgGCGCTGTCCGCCggcacggccacggccacctGCGACACGCTCACGGTCGGGCACTACCGGCAGtcgtgccgcgccgccgagaCCATCGTGCGCGACACCGTCAAGCTCTACTTCTCCAAGGACCAGACCGTCAccgcgccgctgctccgcctccacttccacgactgcttcgtcaggGTAAAAATTACTagcatatactctctccgtacaaaaacaaaactcaacttatttgaattttatctCACAAAAACTAACTTCTACCATCTTATCTATCCtcagcacgtaaaacgagaagttttatttCTTCAATACCCTTTACCTACCCATCACTTTTACTACTTTTATCAATGATTAAAAGTATTTTAGTcattctctatctctactacttctATTTTGGAATGCTAGgattagatttattttgtaACGGAGGGAGAATATCAATTATCAAGAACAAGTTAAGCTATCAGCTTGTAATTGACAGCTGCAAATGTGGATGGAGAACTTACCCaagtttaaaattattattggCAGGGATGTGACGGATCGGTGTTGCtgaacgcgacggcggcgagcgggccgGCGGAGAAGGACGCGATGCCGAACCAGAGCCTGGACGGGTTCTACGTCATCGACGCCGCCAAGGCGGCGCTGGAGAAGGAGTGCCCCGgcgtcgtctcctgcgccgacatcctgGCGCTGGCGGCCAGAGACGCTGTCTCCATGGTTTGAGACTCGCTCCACTGATGAATTCTCCTGTTACTGTAGAGACGATGAGCAATGCAAAAGCTGATGCTGATCTGATCATCCGATTCTTGCTGTGCTCTGTCTTTTCAGGCTGCCGGGAACATCAATGGCGCGAGCCTTTGGCAAGTCCCGACGGGGCGGCTCGACGGCCgcgtgtcgtcggcggcggaggccgtggCCAACCTACCGTCTTCTTTCGCGGATTTCGCTAAGCTCAAGGAGCAGTTCGGTTCCAAGGGCCTAAATGTGCAAGACCTCGCGATCCTATCAGGTATAGTAGTGCTAACCATGGACGATTCTAAAGCTACGTGCGATTTGCTGTACTGTTCTTGCTGTATGCCGTGTCAGAGTCAGGCACAATCTTGGTCTTCAGGTCGGGTCAAAATGACAGAATGAACTGAACCTCAATAATGACATTTCTGACTTTTTTTCTGTATGGAGTTGCTTTCTTGCTTTCTTATTAAACATTTGCGTGTTCAGAAATCATAGAAATGTTGAACAtcttttaacctttttttttcaaagcgtCAAGTCACATTCCGATTAAGATATCATTATCCCTGGCAATTTCTCGAACCGTAAGATGACACTGACAACAAGGGAGACAGTAATTAACACAGTAAATTATATTAATTCCTTTACATCACTGTTTCAGGTGCTCACGCCATAGGCAATTCACACTGCGTCTCCTTCGCCAAGCGGCTCTACAACTTCACCGGCAAGGGCGACGCCGACCCGACGCTCGACCGGGCGTACGCCGCGGCGGTCCTccgcgccgcctgcccgccgcgGTTCGACAACGCGACCACCGTCGAGATGGTGCCGGGGAGCTCGACGACGTTCGACACCGACTACTACAGGCTGGTGGCGAGCCGGAGGGGCCTCTTCCACTCCGACCAGGCGTTGCTCCAGgacagggaggcggcggcgacggtgcgcGTCATGGCGAGGTCGAGCAGGCAGGCGTTCTTCCGGCGATTCGGGGTGTCCATGGTGAGGATGGGCAATGTCGGGGTCCTGACGGGAGCCGCAGGAGAGATCAGGAAGAACTGTGCTCTGATTAATTGATGGGCAGAGATTTGATCTTTGATATAAGTTATTACTAAGTCATGTACTAATGATGTTCTATTGTTTGGTGTCTAATTAagttattactactactacaaggTAAATTTCATGAGGGAATAACTTGCTCGGCATTGTttgatttgttttatgttaatcATCGACTTGTTAATGTACTCTTGCACTGATCTTCTCCATGTATGAAGTGGCAGAGCCGCTGCCACCCTTCTCCAGAAAAAAAGATGTTGGCCATGTTGacatttcttctttatttttttgtcaACATTATGAGCTTGAGAGGATGAGCTATATACTTGGATGATTCTATACCTTTGCTGTCTGCCTGTCTTGCGTTCAAGCCCATGTTGGATACATGTTCAGTTTTCAGCCCACCCAAGGGACGATTTTGGGCCCAATATTCACAAGGCTTTGACACATGCAGACACAAAAGTCCACAGCATAGAAAGGGGAAAACTGCTTCCGAAAACACTTTACCCGACTGACTTTTACTGACCACTTTAACTCCCCAACTACCAAAATATCACTTGACACTTCACTCCACATACTTTGGTTAGAGTACAATATTTTACATTAACTCCATCCtaaaattttagctattttcaATACAATACTTTGTCTAAAATGAAACTATTTCTTCACTTATCTTCTTCTCTTAACCAATTACAACAATTCTCTTTTATctactttctcttctcaaccaatcacacattTCCTCcaatcattttcatatatatttttaacccatattaacctaaaaaaatacttacatttGAAGTATATACTAGTCTCCTCGGAGACGTCTTATAATCTTATCTTTTTGCTTTAGGGCAGTGTTCTTGTTTATTTTACTTTATCCTGCCTCGCTAGAAGAACAACCATTGTCCAGGAAGTAGGAACCAGTGCAGTTTAAGGTTCCCATGGTTTCTAACGAATCATGGTTTTGCAGCATTCGCCTTTGCGTTTACCCACGGGCGAAGTTTCGTCAATTGTTCTCATCCGGATATCAGCAAGAACCTTAAGCAAAGAACCCAAGAATAAAATACAGAAATATACTCCTAGAGAGCTAGCTTCGCTCATCACTCATCAGAGTACCAATCCCCTTTATACCTGAACCTTTACAACATACACGATTACCGAGCCATCCATCAGCCTGAAGAGAATTTGATCCCTATTTGAGTTTCCGTTTCACTTTCCAGCACAAGTCCAACGGTCAGGGTTCGATCAACTAGCCAGGAATCACGCAGTACTCTGCTCTGTATATCGAATGTTGGCATCTCGATCGCTTTTGGGCAGCAAGGCAAGAATATTACTTGCCTTCCACACCCTTAATCACATGCACGGCCCCCatactgatgcagctataaaaCGTCGTGACGCCATGAGAATTGAGATGTCCAAATCCAAGAGCAGACAAagactagcttagctagctcgaACAGCACACACTACTGAAGCTGATCAGAACGCCGCCGGCAATGCCGCCGTACCGGCTGCCGATGTACCGGGAGAGGCCGGCGGTGAGGTGCATCAACTTCCTCTGCGCCGTGCTGCTCACCATGGTGCTCGTCGCCGGCATCATCATGTTCGTGCTGTGGCTCAGCCTCCGGCCGCACCGTCCCAGGTTCTTCCTCGACGACTTCACCATCCCCAACCTCAACCGGCAGTCCGGCGCCGTGAACCTGCCGGTGAGGTTCACCGTCGACGAGCGAAACCCCAACCAGAAGATCGGCATCCACTACGGCACCATCTACGGGTCGGTGTACTACAACGACCTGCTCGTCGCGTCGGGGCCGGTGGTCCAGCCCTTCTACCAGCAGCCCAAGGGGGACACGCCGCTGCTCGGCCAGCTCACGGCGTCGGGGCCGACGCCCGGCGACCCGGCGTGGCAGCggttcgccggcgacgcggcggccggcagcgtCGCGCTCCGGCTGCTGCTCAACTCGACGGTGAGGTTCCAGGTGCAGATGTGGGACACCAGGGAGCACCACATGAAGGTGGACTGCGAGTTCGGCCTGCGTGGCGACGGCACGCTCCAGCAGGGGGACAAGAACAAGCAGTGTACGCTCTACTTCTAGGGTGGATGGACCGTATCTTAATTTTTCCTCGATTTTTCTTTGTGAGtggttttatatttttcatcgtTTGGATTTTCGAGTGATATTGATTATTACTTTTTACCCCTTGTTGACAAATGTAATTTGTTTGTAACTGTacattaattttattaaactgTGAATTATTAATGTTGTAGCGCGAGTGTATGTGCCAGGTTCTTTGTCTAATTATATGGTACTATAAACGATAGACTACTTGATATTGAGAGAATATTTTGAGGGTACAAACGGATTAATGAACTattacaaagtaaaaaaaaaagctgtttTGAAGTACTACTCTTAAGAAACTTGtgtatataaaacttttataaaaatcaTACCGTTTATAAGTTTGGAAGAGCGTGATGATGACAATGAATAATATGTAAAGAGGAAAATAAAGGGGAACAGAGAAACGATTGATCGAAAATAGCTGATTGTTTTTCAAGGTTTCACTGGGATCGGAGAAGGGTTTAATGTCCAGTGTAACGGTTGAAGGTATGACAACTAGACAATCTACCATTTTTGCTCATAGTTTTCTGCAAGCAGTCAATTGTACAAAATAGTGATGTTTTACCCCCAACTTTATGGGGAGATGTACTTCTTTGTTCTACCGATGGCTCAGTATAGTTAAGGAATCATTATTAACATGGACTCAGGAAAGATTATTCACAATGTATACCCATGAGATGATGAGAATGATCAGGGCATCAGGCAGAGGGTAAGTATTAATACATCATTTGGGAAGGTATAATATTTATGTGTTAACCCTAACCAATCGTAAAATCTTGGCTAATACAGGCTATTAAATGTTGATTCTGTCAAGCTGCAAACAATTTACAACAAAACTGCAGTGGTAATTTCCACATACTCCAGAGACCCAGATACACACTAGGACATTAGTAACCTGGACTCACCAATGAGCACCAGAGTTGATTGATATCTGTTTAGCTTTCCTCCAGTCTCCG is a genomic window of Oryza glaberrima chromosome 7, OglaRS2, whole genome shotgun sequence containing:
- the LOC127779754 gene encoding NDR1/HIN1-like protein 2, which gives rise to MPPYRLPMYRERPAVRCINFLCAVLLTMVLVAGIIMFVLWLSLRPHRPRFFLDDFTIPNLNRQSGAVNLPVRFTVDERNPNQKIGIHYGTIYGSVYYNDLLVASGPVVQPFYQQPKGDTPLLGQLTASGPTPGDPAWQRFAGDAAAGSVALRLLLNSTVRFQVQMWDTREHHMKVDCEFGLRGDGTLQQGDKNKQCTLYF
- the LOC127779753 gene encoding peroxidase 39-like, which encodes MQQLLAMKLILTTLVVAVLALSAGTATATCDTLTVGHYRQSCRAAETIVRDTVKLYFSKDQTVTAPLLRLHFHDCFVRGCDGSVLLNATAASGPAEKDAMPNQSLDGFYVIDAAKAALEKECPGVVSCADILALAARDAVSMAAGNINGASLWQVPTGRLDGRVSSAAEAVANLPSSFADFAKLKEQFGSKGLNVQDLAILSGAHAIGNSHCVSFAKRLYNFTGKGDADPTLDRAYAAAVLRAACPPRFDNATTVEMVPGSSTTFDTDYYRLVASRRGLFHSDQALLQDREAAATVRVMARSSRQAFFRRFGVSMVRMGNVGVLTGAAGEIRKNCALIN